Genomic segment of bacterium:
CTCGGCGTGCGCTTGAGCGCGAAATCCGACCCGGTGACCGCGCATGTCTCCAGCGCGTGGGCCTTCATCTCCAAGTCGACCTCAGCGTAACGATTGGTGGTCTCAAGGGAGACGTGTCCCAGCCAGGCGCGGATCGTGTTGATGTCCACGCCTGCGCGGAGCAGGTGTACCGCCATCGTATGGCGGATGGTGTGCGGACTGACCCGCTTGTCTCGCAGCGACGGCAGGGTCTCGACAGCCTTGTCGACAGTCCGCGCGACGAGCGCGTGGACGCCATAGCGCGTCATCGGCTGACCCCGGACGTTGAGGAAGACGGGGGACTTGCGAGGGCCGTCGATGCGCCGGCCGAGCAGATCCCTCAGGATCTTGGCGGTACGCGGCCAGAGAGGGCAGGTGCGGATCTTCCTGCCTTTGCCGTCGAAGCGGGCTGATGGCGAGCTTCCGAGGGTGAGATCCGCGACGGTGACTTGGGCGGCCTCGGTGGCTCGCGCGCCGGTGTTATAGAGAAACAGGAGCAGTGCGTAGTCACGACGGCCTTGCGCACGGTTGCGAATGGGGACCGCGAGCAGGGCGTCGATCTCGTGCTTGTCGAGGTAGGGCATGACGGGCGTAGCCGTGCGGCGCAGCGGGATCGCCTGGATCTGTGCAGCATGGTCGTCCAACTCCGGGACGAGGCGCCCGATGAACCGAAACAGCGAGTGGAGGGCCGCGAGACGTTGGTTTCTGGTGGCGATCGAATTGCCGCGATC
This window contains:
- a CDS encoding site-specific integrase translates to MPDHHLMGPFVRRFLLEELVADRNLSLNTQRSYRDAIRLLFVFVAERHSTDPTRVTVEQLDATVVRGFLAHLENDRGNSIATRNQRLAALHSLFRFIGRLVPELDDHAAQIQAIPLRRTATPVMPYLDKHEIDALLAVPIRNRAQGRRDYALLLFLYNTGARATEAAQVTVADLTLGSSPSARFDGKGRKIRTCPLWPRTAKILRDLLGRRIDGPRKSPVFLNVRGQPMTRYGVHALVARTVDKAVETLPSLRDKRVSPHTIRHTMAVHLLRAGVDINTIRAWLGHVSLETTNRYAEVDLEMKAHALETCAVTGSDFALKRTP